A window of Punica granatum isolate Tunisia-2019 chromosome 8, ASM765513v2, whole genome shotgun sequence genomic DNA:
GTGTAAAAGGGTGCACTGTTATCAACTATTAAGCGAGAATGTTTTTCGTGATATGGGGATAACGGCGGAATTTGTTTCCTTGTTTCGGATTGTCGTTTCTGCTGAACTGGAGCATCTGTATGTATTGTTTTAATGAGAGTTTCCCAACTTCCTCTGAGATCTTTATTTCCTCTTTGCTGATGGTTTATAACGTAGAAGGAATTTTTATGGCATCCTCGGGATTGTTCGATATTTGTTGATCTGGCGGTGCGCTTACACTTTTTTGTCTATGACACGTTGGTAACCAACTCATGGAGCAAACCTTTGCATAATTGATGTGCCATGCCATCAATTACAGTGTACATCATTTGTTACTAATCACGTTCTTTTCAGATGTTCAAGATTATTAGAAATCCGTGCTTTTATATGTGAGCGGGTTTTGTGCTTTACCACATTTTCTGCAATAATTATGCAAATAAGTTCTGTTTGATTGATCTGTTCCATCCTTTATTTGTCGATTTCTAATTGAAGTTCACATTATTCCGTTGCTTTTCTTGGCAGTTGCGCGTCCTGTGCATATCCTCTGAACCTGAAATCCTCAGATCAAATTGCCTCTGCTGCGAATTCTGAACATCGGAGATCTGCAAAGAAAGACTTTGTCTCCTTCCAATCAATTGACCCCagtcggttcacgcaggaggATGAGGTCAGCTGTTTCCCCATCTACTTGGGCCGTAGCCGCCCGAAGACTAAGCTCCTCTGCCGGAAGTGTGGAGTTCACCTTGGTCATGTCTGTGGAGACTCAACTCCTTTCTGTGGCCTTCACTCTCCCAGCTCATCTAGATCCTCAAATCATAAGTTCTACCTAAATATCCAAGCTCTGCAGCCTACTACTGAGTGCTAACCTCATCGAGACAACGACAGGAAACACATCTTTCCAGAGATTTTCTTACATCTTCCTAATTGACCCATAACCGATCTCTAACCCACCAAATCGTTCAGTTTCATTGTTCGCTTGCCCCATAAATGAGATTATCATCTTAGAAAGCCCAAACAAATCTTCAGATTGATTTCTCCATAAACTTTTCCTTTTAGCACTTCGTATCATCTTTGTCCATATTTGACTGCTCTTCGGACCCAGTATCAGTTTCAGCTCTATAGTTCGAAGCTGTAAATCTCTACCCGACCTATTTTTTCTTCCCGAGCTGACGATACcaagtctcataaaagtttCTTCTCTACTGCAACTGAATGAAGAAAAGGAGTCATGCAATACCGCTCACCTATTTGTGATCAGTAAATTTGATTATTGGATTGTAGCTGTTGAAGTGACCAGGGATCTCCCAACTCCCGGATACTTGAATGGGAGGATTGTGTCGTGAAGGCAAGATGGAGCACTAGTGTAACTCAGATTGTATAGTGGCGGCTTAGAGCTGATGTGTATAGTTTGAAAGTCGATAATTGACGACTCGGCATGAGAATCTCTTCATTACAAATCTCACTGAGTTTTAAGAGTACTTCGTAGACTCGGGTTTTTCTGAGAAATAGTATTTTCTTCTATTGACTTCGAGCATATTGTGCCATTGCCATTTTGCGTGTACAGAACTTGCTGAAAGGCGTAAGTCTTTCTTTGACGCTATGCATTGGTTGTTCTTTGCCATCATTGGTAGGTTTTCAACTTATCCAACACTAACACCCAGAAGGAAGAATACGGTGCTTGGGAACATGTCTTGGTAGTTGCCTATGTTTCTCTTACGAGAGTGTGTTTATGATTGTAAACGGTGTCAAATGACTCCGTTGTCCAGCTTCTCGTGCGTAATCAATGGCGCCAATCGTTTTTTTGGTTCAACCTAAGGAgaacaattacaaattaaaagtTCTGTAAGACTTGGAACCTCAGCCAGTGTACAGAGGTTTGGTGTTAGGAAACTGCCGCAATGAGTTTCTCAGAATCTGCGGTCAAGTCTCAGCAGCAAGAGGCCTATTAGCTCAGTTGGTTAGAGCGTCGTGCTAATAACGCGAAGGTCGCAGGTTCGAGACCTGCATGGGCCATTTATTTTTGGggtaataaattctttttttttttttccaatctgTTGATGagtttttcaaattcttttttcttatctatatAACTTGCAATCTTGATGCTTTAATAATAAGTAGGATTGATCTCAAAGCTAACTTCCAAAAGCTCCTAAAATGTCTTTTATCGACCAAATAAAACCAGGCAGCCATCCTGAGACTTTTCTGGGCATGCACCACCCTATATTCATAAGTCTTGAACCCCAACTAATGCAGGTTCAAGCCAAGTTGACTTgctaaaagataaaattttcaattaaagaTTTCGTCCATTTACGAAGTCTCGAACCCCAACTAATCCAGGTTCAAGCCAAGTTGACCTgctaaaagataaaattttcaattaaggATTTCGTCCATTTACGAAGTCTCGAACTTTAAGATCTTTCTTAAGAAAAATTGCCACCGGTCGAATCAACTAATGTTGGTATCCGCCTTCATACTTGATTTGCACCAAATAGATCCTTTTGAAAGCCAAAGGAAAACTAAAAGAAATTGCTTTTTAAAGAGCATGATTTAGCTTAAAGTTTCAATCTTTgactaaaaaattaaagaagttTCAACGGAGAATGGGATAGACAGCCATATATAGCTATCCAAATTACTACCCTGATTACAACATCCCACTCTCAAtataacaacaataataataatattccaaaaaataaaaaaaggtaaCACAACTCAATCAAAACAATAGTTGGGGACTTTATAATCTCTATACGAATCAAAAAgttcatttttatttgtttgctCTGCTGGAAATAACCGGGACAATCCAAAACAATCATCTAACATTctctaaaaaagaaaaaaatcgtACCGGTTGAAATAGTGTGACAgttttagtaaaaaaaatgaattcgAATTTCCAATTAGTCATGCAGGGAAAGGCCACCTTCACGACTTGAGTGGCCGGACAACCCCGTTTTCCAGATTTATAAAGTATTCACGTGGACCAACTCGGAtacatttaataatttaaacataaaagaaaggagattagggaaaaaaaataaaagaaagaaggggGAAATTTTCTTgtcttagaaggaagagaaaaacaACTGGAAAGTTAAAAGAAATTGTTATCCAAAAAAGACAGTCACTCTGTGTATATGTGTGTCCAAATCCAATAATacatcttctctctctccttctctccccccttctctctctctatctagACTTTGGACTGCCCTTTGACTCCTGTAGGCTAGCtgtagcagcagcagcagctccaCTCTGCTCGCGCCTGGCTTCTAGGGTTGGTGGGAGTGCGGTTGTTCTCGGTCCCAAAGGGTGGGGGGGTCCTCAATGCCTTTCCTACTCCCCCAGCAACCACGTCAAACCCCATAATACCGAGGTGGGTAACAGCTCCCAAATCTCTCCTAGATCTGCAATGCACGGCTTTGCGGGCGGTTCTTGGTTGTAGCAGCATTGTGGGTCTGTGGGGTGGGAAGGGTGGATTAGGGTTCTGGGGCTTGATTTTTGCGTTTTGCGGGCCGTGTTGAGGGGACTCGGGTTTGTGGGTGTTTTGCAGGTTGATAGGAAGCAATGGAGGGCTCGCAGTCGGCGAACCGGTTCCGGAGGATCCCACGCCATTCTGGCAATGGTGGGGCTGCTGCTCACCTCAAGCTGGACCCATTGGTCAGTATTTGGTTCTTTGTGCATTTGAGCTGAGGCATTACTCTTCTCTGACTCCTCGATTATAGTTTCGGGTCGAAGCATTTGCGAGAAGACAAGAAGTATAAAGCCTTTTAGACAATTTGCTAAACTGTAGCGTGGTTCCTTTCCTTGCTTATTGCCGTTTATGCCCCGGTAGGTCTATGGTTTGGTAGTCATTTTtgttgcttaatgaaaagttcgAAGTGTTTTGCTCGCATAACACGGTTGAGAATGAATTGAGGCTGCTGAGGAAGATTCTTGCATGCTATAATGGCGTAGAATTTGTATTGAGTTTGCATTTGTGACTATCTCAATGCATTGATAGAAATTAAGTACTCCTTGCAGTCGGTTGCTTGTTGTTGAGTTCATTTGTTCGGTTAGCTAGGAATTTTAGTGCAAAGTTCGTTGATGGCAGAAATAATGTTTGTCAATCCCTCTGAAGTATGTTGCAGTTAGAAAGTTGAGTTAGTTTAGACATTTGCTTCCTGCAATTCCATCTCATTCATGGCTTCAGGTGTGACTAAATCTGTTTAAATATATCCTTTTGGGCTTTTTAGTTCTAACACCTTTATAATGGCTCTTCTCTTATGCTTCATTGGCACGCTCTGTTCTTGCTTGTCAATTGAACTCCTCTGTCTGACCCTTGTTGCAGCTTGACTGTAGAATTTGAGAAGCTATTTGACAATGGAATTGAAAAGTAGAATAGATTTCGTTGTAGAATGGCGATTTGTACGTTTGTTCCTAGAATAGGACCATATACGATGAGATGAATCATTAGGGGTTTTGCTATATTAATCATATGATAGTATCACAAAATATAGTTTCCGATGACGATggtataaaataataaaaatgaaaatgactGGAGATGCTGATAGCATAGAGACATTTTGGCTAGGATCTTGGTCATGTTGGCCATTGCTATGCAATCATAGACACATAGTGCTCACAAACTTAtctttgaaaagttcatttGACATTTTCCCTAGACAGGCATTATCCTTAATGATAATCTGTTAAGAAATCCAACCAAAGGGCTTCACTGATGAGTGAAAATTTTCCGTTTCAGCTCAACGAAAATCTGGAGCAGTGGCCACATTTGAATGAACTCGTGCATTGTTATAGAACAGATTGGGTTAAGGATGAAAACAAGTATGGGCACTACGAGGGCGTCGGGCAGGTTTCATTTCAAAACCAGATATTCGAAGGGCCTGATACTGATATTGAGACAGGTAAAACATGTGCAGTATTATCCATGAACAAGGTGAAAGAAACTAATAGCTTAGGGTTCCATCAATTTGCATGAGCCACTTTTCTGGAATATAAGTGTCTCcccccaaaaaataaaaaaataaaaaaatacactGGAAGATATGAATGTTATTACTGACTTTTTCAGAAACtgaggaaagtaagcttgttcTCCGATTGGCAATTTAGAAGATTGAAACTGTTATTTCTCGCCATATGCCATCTGCATTTTGTTTCTAGAAGCAAAAAACTGATATCCTGACAGAGAATTTTGTGTTTGTTATAGAGTTTTTCCACTGCTGATTGCTGTATCagattttaatatatttcttatgTTATTGATGTACAGAAATGCATCTTGCCACCGCCAGGCAAGCCAAGGCGGAAGATGCCACTGATGATGACCTGCCAAGTACTTCAGGAAGGCAATTTACAGACTCTGCATCATCTGACTCAAAGGTGCCTGTTCTGGTTCTTTTTTTAGCTGAAGTTTTATGTTAATATGCTTTTGATCCTCGTTTCAGCTCTTAAAAGTATTTGCTAAAGCAGTGTGAACATGTGGACATGGTTTCCCTCACAGACTACAAGATTTGgaaattcttttttacttCATTATTACGTCCAGAGGTCAAGTTTTTATCGTGCCGCAGCTACTAACATGGTTTGAAAATCTTTCTTATGCAATTGCAGCATTTTAGTCCAGCTCCACTACCTGCTTATGAACCATCCTTTGATTGGCAAAGCGAGAGGTCGATGATATATGGGCAGAGGGTTCCAGACTCTCATATGTCACATTATGGCAGGTTTAAAATCTTATAGCATGGTGCAAGTGTCGATCTCATAATTTAAATGCTGATTTGTGATTGAAATCTAATTCTCTTATCCTTCTTTCTGTCTccatctcttctctctctctctctctctcttttccagTGGATTGAAGATATCAGTAAAAGTTCAATCCTTGTCATTTCAGGCAGGACTAGTCGGTGGGTGATTTTTCTTACTATTAATGACTCATATATGATTTCTAGTCTCTCTCATTATACATGTAGTCCTATACTGATGCCATTTTGTCTTTAGGTCTGACTTTAATTTGTTTCTTGTCGTAGAGCCATTTTACGGTACCATTTGTCTGTATAacagagaaaggagagaaaaaatGTCGGAAGATTTCTATTTTCGTGTGCTACCAAGTGAATCACAGGATGTAAGGGGATCAGTTAGTCATTTCTCTTGTGATTATAGATTTACTTGTCTAATGTTCAACATCAAAGCTATGACTTATCCTGGTTTATGACCATTTTTCAGGctaaaatttcttttgaacCACGCGGAATCTTCTTTCTAGATGCGCCATCAGCATCAGTTTGTTTGCTAATCCAGCTGGAAAGGTCTGCCACAGAAGAGGGTGGAGTTACTTCTTCTGTTTATTCTCGGAAAGAACCAGTATGATTTCAAGAATCTTTGAGTTATATCCTCTTTTGCAGTTTATTAAGTTGGCAGTTCTGGAGCTTTCTCCTACTAAAACAGCTATAGTTTCAATCTTCTTTTGTGTCTTTGTGTATGACATTGATTGGTTTCTTCTTAAACAGGGACACTtaaccgagagagagagacagaaatTGCAGGTGTGGTCCCGAATAATGCCCTACAGAGAGTCCTTCTCCTGGGCTATCGTTCCGTTATTTGATAATAGCATTGGTGCAGCTTCTGGTGGTTCTGCTTCTCCAAGCAGCCCTCTCGCGCCTAGTGTTTCTGGGTCAAGCTCCCATGATGGTGCCTTTGAACCTGTTTCAAAAATCACATTGCATGGGAAATCGGGCTACTCAAGTGGTAGCTCTGTTGTGGTCGAAATATCAAACTTAAATAAAGTGAAAGAAAGTTACACAGAGGACTCACTTCAGGTAGAGCATGATAACTGTCAATCAGCTGATATCTAGCTGATTATCATTTTCTCATGGCACAGTTATGCTTGTTTTGCATCTATCTGTTCTGGATCAAAAGTGTTTCTCATGGCATTTGATGTAAGGTCTGCTGTTTCTCTGTAATATAGGATCCTAAGCGGAAGGTGCATAAGCCAGTGAGAGGTGTTTTAAGACTGGAAATTGAGAAACATCAAACAGGCCCTGTTGACTTAGAAAATGTGTCAGAAAATGGCAGTGTGACCAATGAATCTGTTGATCCAGGAGACAATATAGCTGATTCCTCGTTTTCAAAGTGCCCCAGCAATGGTTCTGATGGTCTTCACAGTGGCAGCTCTAAGTGGTATTCCTGTGATGGGAGGGATTCATCTGAAAATAAGTCCGTCACACAAGGAAGTTCAGATCTCACTGCTGATGATGTAAGTCTGCAATGCCTGCCAATGTAAGGTTAATGTGTTCAGAAAATATGGACAGAGTTGAAGTTATGGTGTGCGAACATCATTATAATAGATGTTTATAAACCCTATACTGATTTGACTCTATAGCAAGccatcttttctcttttcctcctCCCCTCTTCTCTCTGCCCTTACTCCATTAGTCCTCCATTTGTTTTCTCTCAGCTTGAGAATTATGATTTAGTC
This region includes:
- the LOC116187226 gene encoding uncharacterized protein At4g08330, chloroplastic-like, with the translated sequence MSEADVSYSCASCAYPLNLKSSDQIASAANSEHRRSAKKDFVSFQSIDPSRFTQEDEVSCFPIYLGRSRPKTKLLCRKCGVHLGHVCGDSTPFCGLHSPSSSRSSNHKFYLNIQALQPTTEC